A DNA window from Enterobacter cloacae subsp. cloacae ATCC 13047 contains the following coding sequences:
- the gss gene encoding bifunctional glutathionylspermidine amidase/synthase translates to MRKGKLSSDAPFGTLLGYAPGGVAIYSSNYGSLDPRKYPQDADFRSYIGNEYMGHKWQCVEFARRFLFLNYGFVFTDVGMAWEIFSLRFLRQVVNDNILPLQAFANGSKRAPQAGALLIWQKGGEFHETGHVAIITQLLDGKVRIAEQNVIHSPLPLGQQWTRELRMTVENGCYTLHDTFSDTEILGWMIQTDDTEHSILQPEPDGELLKISGARLKNKRQYDGKWLNENDALQQAYIRANGHVINNDPCHYFTITESAEQELIKATNELHLMYLHATDKVLKDDNLLALFDIPKILWPRLRLSWQWRRHHMITGRMDFCMDERGIKVYEYNADSASCHTEGGLILEEWVKNGYRGNGHNPAEGLLEELTGAWKHSHARPFVHIMQDNDVEEDYHALFIQRSLLQAGFETKILHGLGALSWDAAGQLIDDEGRHVNCVWKTWAWETAIEQIREVSETEYAAVPIRTGHPAGEVRLIDVLLRPEVLVFEPLWTVIPGNKAILPVLWQLFPNHRYLLDTDFEVNALLKQTGYAVKPIAGRCGSNIDLISAQDELLDKSSGKFVDRKNIYQQLWCLPKVDGKYIQVCTFTVGGNYGGTCLRGDETLVVKKESDIEPLIVVKDK, encoded by the coding sequence ATGCGTAAAGGAAAGTTAAGCAGTGATGCGCCATTCGGGACGTTGTTAGGCTATGCGCCCGGTGGCGTGGCGATTTACTCTTCAAATTACGGCAGTCTGGACCCGCGTAAGTACCCGCAAGACGCGGATTTCCGCAGCTATATCGGCAACGAATACATGGGCCACAAGTGGCAGTGTGTAGAGTTCGCCCGCCGTTTTCTGTTCCTCAACTATGGCTTTGTGTTTACCGATGTCGGGATGGCGTGGGAGATCTTCTCCCTGCGTTTTTTGCGCCAGGTGGTGAACGATAATATTCTGCCGTTACAGGCTTTTGCCAACGGCTCGAAACGCGCGCCGCAGGCCGGGGCGCTGCTCATCTGGCAAAAGGGCGGCGAGTTCCATGAAACCGGCCATGTCGCAATAATCACCCAGCTTTTGGATGGTAAGGTCCGCATTGCCGAGCAGAATGTTATTCACTCCCCGCTTCCGCTCGGACAGCAGTGGACCCGCGAACTGCGCATGACCGTTGAGAACGGCTGTTACACGCTTCATGACACCTTCAGCGATACCGAAATCCTTGGCTGGATGATCCAGACGGACGACACGGAGCACAGCATTCTCCAGCCCGAACCTGACGGCGAACTGCTGAAAATCAGCGGTGCGCGGTTGAAGAATAAACGTCAATACGACGGAAAATGGCTCAACGAAAATGACGCCCTGCAGCAGGCCTACATCCGCGCCAACGGCCACGTTATTAATAACGATCCCTGCCACTATTTCACGATTACCGAAAGCGCCGAGCAGGAGCTGATTAAAGCGACCAATGAACTGCATCTGATGTACCTGCATGCCACCGACAAAGTGCTGAAAGATGATAACTTACTGGCGCTTTTCGATATCCCCAAAATCCTCTGGCCGCGCCTGCGTCTCTCCTGGCAGTGGCGTCGCCACCATATGATCACCGGTCGTATGGATTTCTGTATGGATGAGCGCGGCATTAAGGTTTACGAGTACAACGCTGATTCCGCCTCCTGCCACACCGAGGGCGGGTTAATTCTGGAAGAGTGGGTCAAAAACGGCTATCGCGGCAATGGGCACAACCCGGCAGAAGGTCTGCTGGAAGAGTTGACCGGGGCGTGGAAACACAGCCATGCGCGTCCGTTCGTGCACATCATGCAGGACAACGATGTCGAAGAGGATTATCACGCGCTCTTCATTCAGCGCTCGCTGCTGCAGGCCGGGTTTGAGACCAAAATTCTGCACGGTCTGGGCGCGCTGAGCTGGGATGCTGCCGGGCAGTTAATCGACGACGAAGGTCGCCACGTCAACTGCGTGTGGAAAACCTGGGCGTGGGAGACGGCAATCGAGCAGATTCGGGAGGTCAGCGAAACCGAATACGCTGCCGTGCCAATCCGCACCGGTCACCCGGCAGGCGAGGTGCGGCTGATTGACGTCCTGCTGCGCCCGGAAGTGCTGGTGTTTGAACCGCTGTGGACGGTGATCCCTGGCAATAAGGCGATCCTGCCGGTGCTGTGGCAGCTGTTCCCGAACCACCGCTACCTGCTCGATACCGATTTTGAGGTTAACGCGCTGCTGAAGCAGACAGGTTATGCCGTCAAACCCATTGCCGGCCGTTGCGGCAGTAATATCGATCTGATCAGCGCCCAGGATGAACTGCTGGATAAATCCAGCGGCAAGTTTGTCGATCGCAAGAATATCTATCAGCAGCTGTGGTGTTTGCCGAAGGTGGACGGCAAATATATTCAGGTCTGTACCTTTACCGTGGGCGGGAATTACGGCGGAACCTGCCTGCGTGGGGATGAAACGCTGGTGGTGAAAAAAGAGAGCGATATTGAACCGCTGATTGTAGTGAAGGATAAGTAA
- the pgaD gene encoding poly-beta-1,6-N-acetyl-D-glucosamine biosynthesis protein PgaD — translation MNENTLILTEHRLVPRLFDAALTLLAWGGFLFFLYANLWMQITNESDYRWGVIIASFKTVLIYLLIAALNGWLLILWYQYNRRRAHARRHRRPATLKHDELARSFNVTPQIISEMSQYNLLTVYHDQIGRIIDLKISQQDEE, via the coding sequence ATGAACGAAAACACGTTAATCCTGACTGAACATCGGCTGGTGCCCCGGCTGTTTGATGCAGCGTTAACCCTGCTGGCCTGGGGAGGATTTCTCTTTTTCCTCTATGCCAACCTGTGGATGCAGATAACCAACGAGAGCGACTACCGCTGGGGCGTGATTATTGCCTCCTTTAAGACGGTGCTGATCTATTTGCTGATCGCCGCGCTAAACGGCTGGCTGCTGATCCTGTGGTATCAATATAATCGCCGCCGCGCGCATGCAAGACGACATCGCCGCCCTGCAACGCTTAAGCACGACGAGCTGGCCCGCAGCTTTAACGTGACGCCGCAAATCATCTCTGAGATGAGCCAGTACAATTTACTGACGGTCTATCATGACCAGATCGGCCGCATCATTGATTTGAAAATCAGTCAGCAGGACGAGGAATAA
- the yghU gene encoding glutathione-dependent disulfide-bond oxidoreductase produces the protein MSDENTYQPPKVWEWKKNGGGAFANINRPVSGATHEKDLPVGSHPLQLYSLGTPNGQKVTIMLEELLALGVTGAEYDAWLIRIGEGDQFSSGFVEVNPNSKIPALRDHSTTPPTRVFESGNILLYLAEKFGHFLPKDPAGRTETLNWLFWLQGAAPFLGGGFGHFYNYAPVKIEYAIDRFTMEAKRLFDVLDKQLARGRYVAGEEYTIADMAVWPWFGCVALGSVYNAAEFLDAEKYTNVQRWAKDVANRPAVKRGRIVNRTNGELNEQLHERHAASDFETKTEDKRQA, from the coding sequence ATGTCAGACGAAAATACCTATCAGCCACCCAAAGTGTGGGAATGGAAAAAGAACGGCGGCGGGGCGTTCGCCAACATCAACCGTCCTGTTTCTGGTGCCACGCATGAGAAAGATCTGCCCGTCGGTTCGCACCCGCTACAGCTTTACTCCCTGGGCACGCCGAACGGCCAGAAAGTGACGATCATGCTCGAAGAGCTGCTGGCGCTGGGCGTAACGGGCGCGGAGTACGACGCGTGGCTGATCCGCATCGGTGAAGGCGATCAGTTCTCCAGTGGCTTTGTTGAGGTGAACCCGAACTCGAAAATACCGGCGCTTCGTGACCACTCCACCACCCCGCCAACGCGCGTATTTGAATCCGGCAACATTCTGCTCTATCTGGCAGAGAAGTTCGGGCATTTCCTGCCAAAAGATCCGGCTGGCCGCACGGAAACCCTGAACTGGCTGTTCTGGCTGCAGGGCGCGGCCCCGTTCCTCGGTGGCGGTTTCGGCCATTTCTACAACTATGCGCCGGTGAAGATCGAGTACGCGATTGACCGCTTCACGATGGAAGCCAAGCGCCTGTTCGACGTGCTGGATAAACAGCTCGCCCGCGGCCGCTACGTGGCGGGTGAAGAATACACCATCGCCGATATGGCGGTCTGGCCGTGGTTTGGCTGCGTGGCGCTGGGCAGCGTCTACAACGCCGCCGAGTTCCTGGACGCAGAAAAGTACACCAACGTCCAGCGCTGGGCGAAAGACGTAGCGAACCGCCCTGCCGTGAAGCGCGGACGGATTGTGAACCGCACCAACGGTGAGCTTAACGAGCAACTCCACGAACGCCACGCGGCGAGCGACTTCGAGACCAAAACCGAAGATAAGCGTCAGGCGTGA